One Brachybacterium aquaticum genomic region harbors:
- a CDS encoding alpha/beta hydrolase, which translates to MSTSRVHTDAILGEGYTAHRIDLGRDEEGPLVATVLHRRSTAPAAPAGAADRAGETRDEPPPILLMHGWSDYVFDGDLMDHLGDRGHDVWGLDLRKYGRSLLPGQTPTEIDHLSRYDAEIGAALRLIGRDRPPVLLAHSTGGLTATLYAQRHPGAVRGLALNSPWLEMHLGSVARAVIEAPVRLLAERLGEKPILPPGSDHYARTTHREFGGEYDYDLALKPPGGHRFPADTLAAVLDGQRRLAAAGPLPIPVLVLRSARTRIGARFTEDMRRADSVLDVRAMTVAADGLGSRVRQVALDGARHDVFLSDPEVRARAIAELDGWLDDEFGAPPTMRESGDAGQDGTARGHVTSGDGGER; encoded by the coding sequence GTGAGCACCTCTCGCGTGCACACCGACGCGATCCTCGGCGAGGGCTACACCGCCCATCGGATCGATCTGGGCCGCGACGAGGAGGGACCCCTCGTCGCCACCGTCCTCCACCGCCGGAGCACCGCCCCCGCCGCACCCGCAGGAGCGGCGGACAGGGCTGGTGAGACCCGGGACGAGCCGCCGCCGATCCTGCTGATGCACGGCTGGTCCGACTACGTCTTCGACGGCGATCTGATGGACCATCTGGGCGATCGGGGCCACGACGTGTGGGGACTGGACCTGCGCAAGTACGGGCGCAGCCTGCTGCCCGGGCAGACCCCCACCGAGATCGACCACCTCTCCCGCTACGACGCGGAGATCGGCGCCGCGCTGCGGCTCATCGGCCGGGACCGGCCCCCGGTCCTGCTCGCCCACTCCACCGGTGGACTCACCGCCACCCTCTACGCCCAGCGCCACCCCGGCGCGGTGCGCGGCCTCGCCCTGAACTCGCCGTGGCTCGAGATGCACCTCGGCTCCGTGGCCCGCGCCGTGATCGAAGCGCCCGTGCGGCTGCTCGCCGAGCGCCTCGGCGAGAAGCCGATCCTCCCTCCCGGATCCGACCACTACGCCCGCACCACCCATCGCGAGTTCGGCGGGGAGTACGACTACGACCTCGCGCTGAAGCCGCCCGGAGGGCATCGCTTCCCCGCCGACACCCTCGCCGCCGTGCTCGACGGGCAGCGCCGACTGGCCGCCGCCGGACCGCTGCCCATCCCGGTCCTGGTGCTCCGCTCGGCCCGCACCCGCATCGGGGCGCGCTTCACCGAGGACATGCGGCGCGCCGACTCCGTGCTGGACGTGCGGGCGATGACCGTCGCCGCCGACGGGCTGGGATCCCGGGTGCGCCAGGTCGCCCTCGACGGCGCCCGCCACGACGTGTTCCTCTCCGATCCCGAGGTGCGTGCGCGGGCGATCGCGGAGCTCGACGGCTGGCTGGACGACGAGTTCGGCGCACCGCCTACGATGAGGGAGTCGGGCGACGCCGGGCAGGATGGCACTGCGCGGGGCCACGTCACGTCAGGGGACGGAGGAGAGCGA